A genome region from Streptomyces pratensis includes the following:
- a CDS encoding sugar ABC transporter permease: MTTVTANHARHSARKVRKRGDRSPAASLALHLTLIITSVIAVFPVLWVLLTSLKPAKFASTTDFFKETTFENYTNLIKDTEFLSWFGNSVIVAGLSTVIGVFVSATTGYAVSRFRFPGKRGLMWTLLVTQMFPVAVLIVPIYNIMSTMGLLNQPAGLVITYLTISVPFCAWMMKGFFDTIPREIDESGQVDGLTPFGTFWRLILPLAKPGLAVTAFYSFITAWGEVAYASAFMVGDENLTLAGGLQKFVNQYGAQWGPMTAASVLIAIPAALVFLFAQKHLVTGMSAGAVKG, translated from the coding sequence GTGACCACCGTCACGGCAAACCACGCCCGGCACAGCGCCCGCAAGGTCCGCAAGCGCGGCGACCGCTCGCCGGCCGCCTCCCTGGCCCTGCACCTGACTCTGATCATCACGTCGGTGATCGCGGTCTTCCCGGTGCTCTGGGTCCTGCTGACCTCGCTGAAGCCGGCGAAGTTCGCGTCGACCACGGACTTCTTCAAAGAGACGACGTTCGAGAACTACACGAACCTGATCAAGGACACCGAGTTCCTGAGCTGGTTCGGCAACTCCGTGATCGTCGCGGGACTCTCCACCGTCATCGGTGTCTTCGTCTCCGCCACCACCGGCTACGCCGTCAGCCGCTTCCGCTTCCCCGGCAAGCGCGGGCTGATGTGGACCCTGCTGGTCACCCAGATGTTCCCGGTGGCCGTCCTCATCGTGCCGATCTACAACATCATGTCGACGATGGGCCTGCTCAACCAGCCGGCCGGGCTCGTCATCACCTACCTCACCATCTCGGTGCCGTTCTGCGCCTGGATGATGAAGGGCTTCTTCGACACGATCCCGCGTGAGATCGACGAGTCGGGACAGGTCGACGGACTCACGCCGTTCGGCACGTTCTGGCGGCTCATCCTGCCGCTCGCCAAGCCGGGCCTCGCCGTCACCGCCTTCTACTCCTTCATCACCGCCTGGGGCGAGGTGGCGTACGCCTCCGCCTTCATGGTCGGGGACGAGAACCTCACGCTCGCCGGCGGACTCCAGAAGTTCGTCAACCAGTACGGCGCCCAGTGGGGCCCGATGACCGCGGCGTCCGTGCTCATCGCGATCCCGGCCGCACTGGTCTTCCTCTTCGCGCAGAAGCACCTGGTCACCGGCATGTCCGCCGGAGCCGTCAAGGGCTGA
- a CDS encoding carbohydrate ABC transporter permease yields MAVHTSQSVAKAAGDDVARGRSRGTGKSAPPSKLRRALSVHWYAWTMVAPVVLVIGVIIGYPLVRGIWLSLTDANERNVARSIGVNEMPATYEFVGLDNYADALTGNQFLGTLGWTLVWTVSCVTITFCLGMALANILNRRIVGRSAYRMALILPWAIPGFVSVFAWRFLYNENNGLLNKILGGAGIDGIPWLNDPTWAKFSVIAVNVWLGVPFMMVALLGGLQSIPAEQYEAAEMDGATAWQRFRHVTLPGLRPVSTTVVLLSTIWTFNMFPVIFLLTRGGPGEATQILVTQAYKFSFEISPRDFAQSSTWGVLILVLLMLFAMVYRRVLRTQGDNW; encoded by the coding sequence ATGGCTGTCCACACCAGCCAGTCGGTGGCGAAGGCCGCGGGCGACGACGTCGCCCGCGGCCGGAGCCGCGGTACTGGTAAATCCGCTCCACCGAGCAAGCTCCGGCGCGCCCTTTCGGTCCACTGGTACGCCTGGACCATGGTCGCCCCGGTCGTGCTCGTCATCGGCGTGATCATCGGCTACCCGCTGGTCCGAGGCATCTGGCTGTCGCTGACCGACGCCAACGAGCGAAACGTCGCCCGGTCCATCGGTGTCAACGAGATGCCCGCCACCTACGAGTTCGTGGGGCTGGACAACTACGCGGACGCACTGACCGGCAACCAGTTCCTCGGGACGCTGGGCTGGACGCTGGTGTGGACGGTCTCCTGTGTGACCATCACCTTCTGCCTCGGCATGGCGCTCGCCAACATCCTCAACCGCAGGATCGTCGGCCGCTCCGCCTACCGTATGGCGCTGATCCTGCCCTGGGCCATCCCCGGGTTCGTCTCGGTCTTCGCCTGGCGCTTCCTCTACAACGAGAACAACGGGCTGCTCAACAAGATCCTCGGCGGCGCCGGCATCGACGGCATACCCTGGCTGAACGACCCCACCTGGGCCAAGTTCTCCGTCATCGCCGTCAACGTCTGGCTCGGCGTGCCGTTCATGATGGTCGCCCTCCTCGGCGGACTGCAGTCGATCCCCGCCGAGCAGTACGAGGCCGCGGAGATGGACGGCGCCACCGCCTGGCAGCGCTTCCGCCACGTCACGCTGCCCGGACTGCGCCCGGTGTCCACCACGGTGGTCCTGCTCTCCACCATCTGGACCTTCAACATGTTCCCGGTGATCTTCCTGCTGACCCGCGGCGGACCTGGTGAGGCCACCCAGATCCTGGTCACCCAGGCTTACAAATTCTCCTTCGAGATCAGCCCGCGCGACTTCGCGCAGTCCTCCACCTGGGGCGTGCTGATCCTCGTACTCCTGATGCTCTTCGCCATGGTGTACCGGCGAGTGCTCCGCACGCAGGGAGACAACTGGTGA
- a CDS encoding extracellular solute-binding protein: protein MRRGITATALVATLALAATACGSDDESGGSKSSGELSGTVTWWDTSNVGSEDKVFKKIAEGFEKKHPKVDVKYVNVPFGEAQNKFKNAAQAGSGAPDVIRSEVAWTPEFADLGYLAPLDGTAALKNDGDFLKQAAASTKYKGKTYAVPQVIDSMGIFYNKKMFADAGVEPPAKIADLKTVAEKIKKKTGKTGLYLRGDDSYYFLSFLYGEGGDLVDAEAKTVTVDSAEGVKAFGVVKDLVDSGAAKTDATDGWENMMQSFKNGDVAMMINGPWAVADTLTGKEFTDKANLGISTVPAGSAAQGAPQGGHNLGVYAGSENLDASYAFVEYMTSVESQAQAAGELNLLPTRTSAYSKKEAVDSEIVQFFKPVVETAVERPWIPETGSLFAPLNVEYTKVLTGQTTPEKAAKSTGDSYRKLLKGWK, encoded by the coding sequence ATGCGACGTGGCATAACGGCCACCGCCCTGGTCGCGACCCTGGCGCTCGCGGCTACCGCTTGCGGAAGCGATGACGAGTCCGGCGGCAGCAAGAGCTCGGGCGAGCTCTCCGGCACGGTGACCTGGTGGGACACCTCGAACGTCGGCAGCGAGGACAAGGTCTTCAAGAAGATCGCCGAGGGCTTCGAGAAGAAGCACCCGAAGGTCGACGTCAAGTACGTCAACGTTCCCTTCGGCGAGGCGCAGAACAAGTTCAAGAACGCGGCCCAGGCCGGTTCCGGCGCCCCCGACGTCATCCGCTCCGAGGTGGCCTGGACCCCCGAGTTCGCGGACCTGGGCTACCTGGCCCCGCTGGACGGCACCGCGGCGCTGAAGAACGATGGCGACTTCCTCAAGCAGGCCGCCGCGTCGACCAAGTACAAGGGCAAGACGTACGCGGTCCCGCAGGTGATCGACTCCATGGGCATCTTCTACAACAAGAAGATGTTCGCGGACGCCGGTGTCGAGCCGCCCGCCAAGATCGCCGACCTGAAGACCGTCGCCGAGAAGATCAAGAAGAAGACCGGCAAGACCGGCCTCTACCTGCGCGGCGACGACTCGTATTACTTCCTCTCCTTCCTCTACGGCGAGGGCGGCGACCTGGTCGACGCGGAAGCGAAGACCGTCACCGTGGACAGCGCCGAGGGTGTCAAGGCGTTCGGCGTCGTGAAGGACCTCGTCGACTCCGGGGCGGCCAAGACCGACGCCACGGACGGCTGGGAGAACATGATGCAGTCGTTCAAGAACGGCGATGTCGCGATGATGATCAACGGTCCCTGGGCCGTGGCCGACACGCTCACCGGCAAGGAGTTCACCGACAAGGCGAACCTGGGCATCTCCACGGTGCCGGCCGGCTCCGCCGCGCAGGGCGCCCCGCAGGGCGGCCACAACCTCGGTGTCTACGCGGGCTCCGAGAACCTCGACGCCTCCTACGCGTTCGTCGAGTACATGACCTCGGTCGAGTCGCAGGCGCAGGCCGCCGGTGAGCTGAACCTGCTGCCGACCCGCACCTCCGCGTACTCCAAGAAGGAGGCCGTGGACAGCGAGATCGTCCAGTTCTTCAAGCCCGTCGTCGAGACCGCCGTCGAGCGCCCCTGGATCCCGGAGACCGGCAGCCTCTTCGCCCCGCTGAACGTCGAGTACACCAAGGTCCTCACCGGCCAGACGACGCCGGAGAAGGCCGCGAAGTCGACCGGCGACTCCTACCGCAAGCTCCTCAAGGGCTGGAAGTAA
- a CDS encoding LacI family DNA-binding transcriptional regulator, producing MTARLADIATQAGVSEATVSRVLNGKPGVAAATRESVLAALDVLGYERPVRLRRRSAGLVGLITPELENPIFPALAQVIGQALTRQGYTPVLATQTPGGSTEDELTEMLVDRGVSGIIFVSGLHADTSADMQRYEQLRAQGVPFVLVNGFSPKVQAPFISPDDRAAMRLAVTHLVALGHQRIGLAVGPKRFVPVLRKIEGFHATMQEQLNLTADAVEELIQHSLYTLEGGQAAASALMERGCTAVVCASDMMALGAIRAARRLSMEVPRELSVVGYDDSPLIAFTDPPLTTIRQPVTAMGQAAVRTLLEEIGGTPAPHSEFVFMPELVVRGSTASGPGSSSAPPSRR from the coding sequence ATGACCGCACGGCTTGCCGATATCGCAACTCAGGCGGGGGTCAGCGAAGCGACGGTCAGCCGCGTACTGAACGGCAAGCCCGGTGTTGCAGCGGCCACCCGTGAATCCGTCCTCGCGGCGCTCGACGTCCTTGGCTACGAACGCCCTGTCCGGCTCCGCCGGCGCAGCGCCGGTCTCGTCGGCCTGATCACGCCCGAGCTGGAGAACCCGATCTTCCCCGCGCTGGCCCAGGTCATCGGCCAGGCGCTCACCAGGCAGGGCTACACGCCGGTGCTGGCGACCCAGACGCCGGGCGGCTCGACCGAGGACGAGCTCACCGAGATGCTCGTCGACCGCGGGGTCTCGGGCATCATCTTCGTCTCCGGACTGCACGCCGACACCTCCGCCGACATGCAGCGCTACGAGCAACTGCGCGCCCAGGGTGTCCCCTTCGTGCTGGTCAACGGCTTCTCCCCCAAGGTGCAGGCCCCTTTCATCTCCCCCGACGACCGTGCGGCGATGCGGCTCGCGGTGACACACCTGGTCGCGCTGGGCCACCAGCGGATCGGGCTGGCGGTCGGGCCCAAGCGCTTCGTCCCGGTGCTCCGCAAGATCGAGGGGTTCCACGCCACGATGCAGGAGCAGCTGAATCTCACCGCCGACGCGGTGGAGGAGCTGATCCAGCACTCGCTCTACACGCTGGAAGGCGGCCAGGCGGCTGCCTCGGCGCTGATGGAGCGCGGCTGCACCGCGGTGGTGTGCGCGAGCGACATGATGGCGCTCGGCGCCATCCGGGCCGCCCGCAGGCTGTCGATGGAGGTGCCGCGCGAACTCTCGGTGGTCGGTTACGACGACTCGCCCCTCATAGCGTTCACCGATCCGCCGCTGACCACGATCCGGCAGCCGGTGACGGCGATGGGTCAGGCCGCCGTGCGCACGCTGCTGGAGGAGATCGGAGGCACCCCCGCTCCGCACAGCGAGTTCGTGTTCATGCCCGAACTGGTCGTACGCGGTTCAACGGCCTCGGGCCCGGGCTCCTCCTCGGCCCCGCCCTCCCGTCGGTGA
- a CDS encoding phosphatase PAP2 family protein: protein MRTRPSLRSLRSPRRPRLWFEILLIAVSYWLYSLVRNAVPEQKAAALRNADWIWSLEHTMGLAFEETVNQAVNSVTWLIVSMNYYYATLHFVVTIGVLIWLFRRHPGRYAATRLILFATTAVALLGYYVFPLAPPRLMNGNGFIDTVMLHQTWGSMASGDLKHMSNQYAAMPSMHIGWSLWCGLTICALARVPWARVLGALYPVATLVVIVATANHFWLDAVGGMACLAFGVAVSYAWYGALPHRLPKRVQRSVTGRLRALRRRPAPAPAPSPEPAAQAGASHAGTAGFGPRASAPSGD from the coding sequence ATGCGCACCCGCCCCTCCCTCCGATCCCTGCGCTCCCCGCGCCGCCCGCGGCTCTGGTTCGAGATCCTGCTGATCGCGGTCAGTTACTGGCTCTACTCGCTGGTGCGCAACGCCGTGCCCGAGCAGAAGGCCGCAGCCCTGCGCAACGCCGACTGGATCTGGTCCCTCGAGCACACGATGGGCCTCGCGTTCGAGGAGACGGTCAACCAGGCCGTCAATTCGGTGACATGGCTGATCGTGTCGATGAACTACTACTACGCGACACTTCACTTCGTCGTGACCATCGGTGTGCTCATCTGGCTGTTCCGCCGTCATCCCGGCCGCTACGCGGCCACCCGCCTGATCCTCTTCGCCACGACGGCGGTGGCCCTGCTCGGCTACTACGTGTTCCCGCTGGCGCCGCCCCGGCTGATGAACGGCAACGGCTTCATCGACACCGTGATGCTGCACCAGACGTGGGGCTCGATGGCCTCGGGCGACCTCAAGCACATGTCGAACCAGTACGCGGCGATGCCGTCCATGCACATCGGCTGGTCCCTGTGGTGCGGTCTGACCATCTGCGCCCTGGCCCGCGTCCCCTGGGCGCGGGTCCTGGGCGCGCTGTACCCCGTGGCCACCCTGGTCGTGATCGTGGCGACCGCGAACCACTTCTGGCTGGACGCGGTGGGCGGGATGGCCTGTCTGGCGTTCGGCGTGGCGGTCTCCTACGCCTGGTACGGAGCGCTGCCGCACCGGCTGCCGAAGCGGGTGCAGCGTTCCGTGACGGGCCGCCTGCGCGCCCTACGCCGACGGCCCGCGCCGGCCCCCGCCCCTTCACCGGAGCCGGCTGCTCAGGCAGGCGCCTCGCACGCCGGGACGGCGGGATTCGGCCCACGCGCCTCGGCCCCGTCCGGCGACTGA
- a CDS encoding bifunctional [glutamine synthetase] adenylyltransferase/[glutamine synthetase]-adenylyl-L-tyrosine phosphorylase, whose protein sequence is MTTVPGRRSSTFTRLLRHGFTDPSAAERLLDLPELSPVRADPVLFEALGATADPDLALHSLVRLVEAEEAAERQILLDTLITAKPLRDRLLGALGASEALGDHLARHPRDWQALVTYEATDLHPGVPEFEHMLRDAVDPDSLRVAYRRSLLSIAARDVCGTTDVAEVAAELADLATATLRAALAIARAAAPSDAAQCRLAVIAMGKCGGHELNYVSDVDVIFVGEPIDGAEESGAMQAATRLAAHLMRICSDTTVEGTIWPVDANLRPEGRNGPLVRTLTSHLAYYQRWAKTWEFQALLKARPVAGDPELGAEYVEAVSPMVWQAADRENFVGDVQKMRRRVVDNIPVDRVDRELKLGPGGLRDVEFAVQLLQLVHGRSDSTLRSGSTLEALRALADGGYVGRADAAQLDEAYRFLRTMEHRIQLYRLRRTHLVPEEEADLRRLGRSLGLRTDPVAELNRAWRRHASVVRRLHEKLFYRPLLDAVAQLAPGESRLSAKAAVVRLEALGYADPAAALRHLEALSSGVSRKAAIQRTLLPVLLGWFADSADPDAGLLGFRQVSDALGKTPWYLRLLRDEGAAAENLARVLSAGRLAPDLLMRAPEAVAILGDPEGLKPRSRNHLEQEVLAAVGRAPGAEAAVAVARGVRRRELFRTTAADLIGSYGTEDNPAETDPGALADRVGSAVTDLNAATLSGALRAAVRDRWGDTLPTRFAVIGMGRFGGHELGYGSDADVLFVHAPREGVGDEEAAKAANAVVTEMRRLLELPTADPPLLIDADLRPEGRTGPLVRTLKSYEAYYRRWSLVWESQALLRAEPMAGDEELGRAFIELVDPLRYPMEGLGDDAVREIRRLKARMESERMPRGADPTLHTKLGRGGLSDVEWTVQLMQMQHGWVEPGLRTPRTREALAAACAAGLIPVEEAQTLDEAWVLASRVRNAVMLVRGRPGDTFPSNPREMTAVGRYLGYEPGHVGDMLDDYRRITRRARAVVEERFYGAAG, encoded by the coding sequence ATGACGACGGTGCCGGGACGCAGGAGCAGTACGTTCACCCGACTGCTGCGGCACGGTTTCACCGATCCGTCCGCGGCCGAACGGCTGCTGGATCTGCCCGAGCTATCCCCCGTACGGGCGGATCCCGTCCTCTTCGAGGCCCTCGGCGCGACCGCCGACCCCGATCTGGCCCTGCACAGCCTCGTGCGGCTCGTCGAGGCGGAGGAGGCAGCGGAACGCCAGATCCTGCTGGACACCCTGATCACGGCCAAGCCGCTGCGGGACCGGCTCCTGGGGGCCCTCGGTGCCTCCGAGGCGCTCGGGGACCATCTGGCAAGGCATCCCCGCGACTGGCAGGCGCTCGTCACGTACGAGGCCACCGACCTGCACCCCGGGGTCCCCGAGTTCGAGCACATGCTCCGCGACGCCGTCGACCCGGACTCCCTGCGTGTCGCCTACCGCAGGTCACTGCTGTCGATAGCGGCCCGAGACGTGTGCGGGACGACGGATGTCGCCGAAGTCGCCGCCGAGCTCGCCGACCTGGCCACGGCCACCCTGCGGGCGGCGCTCGCCATCGCCCGCGCCGCCGCGCCCTCCGACGCCGCCCAGTGCAGGCTCGCCGTCATCGCGATGGGCAAATGCGGCGGACACGAGCTGAACTACGTGTCCGACGTCGATGTGATCTTCGTGGGCGAGCCCATCGACGGGGCGGAGGAGAGTGGCGCCATGCAGGCCGCCACCCGGCTCGCCGCCCACCTGATGCGGATCTGCTCCGACACCACCGTCGAGGGAACCATCTGGCCCGTCGACGCGAACCTCCGCCCCGAAGGGCGCAACGGGCCGCTCGTCCGGACCCTGACCTCCCACCTCGCCTACTACCAGCGCTGGGCCAAGACCTGGGAGTTCCAGGCGCTGCTCAAGGCCCGGCCGGTCGCCGGGGACCCCGAGCTCGGCGCGGAGTACGTCGAGGCCGTCTCCCCGATGGTGTGGCAGGCCGCCGACCGGGAGAACTTCGTCGGCGACGTACAGAAGATGCGCCGCCGTGTCGTCGACAACATCCCCGTCGACCGGGTCGACCGTGAACTCAAGCTCGGCCCCGGCGGGCTCCGGGACGTCGAATTCGCCGTGCAGCTGCTCCAGCTCGTCCACGGCCGCAGCGACAGCACCCTTCGCTCCGGTTCCACGCTGGAGGCCCTGCGGGCTCTCGCCGACGGCGGGTACGTCGGGCGGGCGGACGCCGCGCAGCTGGACGAGGCGTACCGCTTCCTGCGGACCATGGAGCACCGGATCCAGCTCTACCGGCTGCGCCGCACCCACCTGGTCCCGGAGGAGGAGGCCGACCTGCGCAGGCTCGGGCGTTCACTCGGGCTGCGCACGGACCCGGTAGCCGAGCTCAACCGGGCGTGGCGGCGGCACGCCTCCGTCGTACGGCGGCTGCACGAGAAGCTCTTCTACCGGCCTCTTCTCGACGCCGTCGCCCAGCTCGCGCCCGGCGAGAGCAGGCTCAGCGCGAAGGCGGCCGTCGTCCGGCTGGAGGCCCTCGGCTACGCCGATCCCGCCGCCGCGCTCCGGCACCTTGAAGCCCTGTCGTCCGGGGTCTCCCGCAAGGCCGCGATCCAGCGCACGCTGCTGCCGGTGCTGCTCGGCTGGTTCGCGGACTCGGCCGATCCGGACGCCGGGCTCCTGGGATTCCGGCAGGTGTCCGACGCCCTCGGCAAGACCCCCTGGTACCTGCGGCTCCTGCGGGACGAGGGTGCCGCGGCCGAGAATCTCGCCCGCGTCCTGTCCGCCGGCCGCCTGGCCCCCGACCTGCTGATGCGGGCCCCTGAGGCCGTCGCCATCCTCGGCGACCCCGAAGGGCTGAAGCCGCGCAGCCGGAACCACCTGGAGCAGGAGGTGCTCGCCGCGGTCGGCCGGGCCCCGGGGGCCGAAGCGGCCGTCGCGGTGGCGCGCGGAGTGCGGCGCAGGGAGCTGTTCCGTACGACGGCCGCCGATCTCATCGGCTCGTACGGCACCGAGGACAACCCGGCCGAGACCGACCCGGGTGCCCTCGCCGACCGGGTCGGCTCCGCGGTCACGGACCTGAACGCGGCGACACTGTCGGGGGCGCTGCGCGCCGCTGTCCGCGACCGGTGGGGCGACACCCTGCCGACCCGGTTCGCCGTCATCGGGATGGGCCGCTTCGGCGGGCACGAGCTGGGTTACGGCTCCGACGCGGACGTCCTGTTCGTGCACGCGCCCCGGGAAGGGGTCGGTGACGAGGAGGCGGCCAAGGCGGCCAACGCGGTCGTCACGGAGATGCGCAGACTGCTGGAGCTGCCGACCGCCGACCCGCCGCTGCTCATCGACGCCGACCTCCGGCCGGAGGGCAGGACGGGGCCCCTGGTGCGCACCCTGAAGTCGTACGAGGCCTACTACCGGCGCTGGTCGCTGGTCTGGGAGAGCCAGGCCCTGCTGCGCGCCGAGCCGATGGCCGGGGACGAGGAGCTGGGCCGCGCCTTCATCGAGCTCGTCGACCCGCTGCGGTACCCGATGGAAGGGCTGGGCGACGACGCGGTCCGGGAGATCCGGCGGCTCAAGGCGCGTATGGAGTCCGAACGCATGCCGCGCGGAGCCGATCCGACGCTCCACACCAAGCTGGGGCGTGGCGGGCTCAGCGACGTCGAGTGGACGGTGCAGCTGATGCAGATGCAGCACGGCTGGGTGGAACCGGGGCTGCGGACCCCGCGCACGCGGGAGGCGCTGGCTGCGGCCTGTGCGGCGGGGCTGATCCCCGTGGAGGAGGCCCAGACGCTCGACGAGGCGTGGGTGCTGGCCTCGCGGGTCCGGAACGCGGTGATGCTGGTGCGGGGGCGGCCGGGCGACACGTTCCCCTCGAACCCGCGTGAGATGACGGCCGTGGGCCGGTACCTGGGCTACGAGCCGGGGCACGTGGGGGACATGCTGGACGACTACCGGCGGATCACCCGGCGGGCCCGTGCGGTGGTGGAGGAGCGGTTCTACGGCGCCGCCGGTTGA
- a CDS encoding pyridoxamine 5'-phosphate oxidase family protein, translating into MPATDDTAPVTTLDPHYSSEDATARPWAEAAGLLDRAELYWLSTVRPDGRPHVTPLIGLWSDGALHFCTGPSERKARNLAANPEVVLTTGANTLNEGFDVVVEGRASRVTDEQRLIVLAEAWEAKYGADWHFGVSDGMFTNGAGGSAEVFAVAPRTAFGFAKGDPFGQTRWRFA; encoded by the coding sequence ATGCCGGCCACGGACGACACCGCACCCGTCACCACCCTCGACCCCCACTACAGCAGTGAGGACGCCACCGCCCGGCCATGGGCGGAGGCGGCCGGCCTGCTGGACCGCGCCGAGCTCTACTGGCTGTCCACGGTCCGGCCCGACGGACGCCCGCACGTCACCCCGCTGATCGGCCTCTGGTCGGACGGCGCGCTGCATTTCTGCACGGGCCCGTCCGAACGCAAGGCGCGCAACCTGGCCGCCAACCCGGAAGTCGTCCTGACCACCGGCGCCAACACCCTGAACGAGGGATTCGACGTCGTGGTCGAGGGCCGGGCCTCCCGGGTGACGGACGAGCAGCGGCTGATCGTGCTCGCCGAGGCCTGGGAGGCCAAATACGGCGCCGACTGGCACTTCGGCGTCTCGGACGGGATGTTCACCAACGGCGCGGGCGGCAGTGCGGAGGTCTTCGCTGTGGCCCCCCGCACGGCCTTCGGCTTCGCCAAGGGCGACCCGTTCGGCCAGACGCGCTGGCGCTTCGCCTGA
- a CDS encoding putative protein N(5)-glutamine methyltransferase, which produces MQEFAPPLTFATLVTALRAAGCVFAEDEAELLLSTAAGPAALAAMLERRVAGLPLEHVLGWAEFCGLRIAVDPGVFVPRRRTEFLVRQAAALAPGRAVVVDLCCGSGALGTALASSLPEAELHAADVEPAAVRCARRNVGDRGTVYEGDLFAPLPRSLRGRVDVLLANVPYVPTEDVELLPAEARIHEPRVALDGGGDGLDVLRRVVAEADDWLAPGGSLLVETSERQAARAERTVGSSGLAARVVASEELYATVVIGTRLPG; this is translated from the coding sequence ATGCAGGAATTCGCCCCACCGCTCACCTTCGCCACCCTCGTCACCGCGCTCCGCGCCGCCGGTTGTGTCTTCGCCGAGGACGAGGCGGAACTCCTCCTCTCCACAGCGGCCGGCCCCGCCGCACTCGCCGCCATGCTGGAACGCCGGGTCGCCGGTCTGCCGCTTGAACACGTGCTCGGCTGGGCGGAGTTCTGCGGGCTGCGGATCGCCGTGGACCCCGGGGTCTTCGTACCCCGGCGGCGTACCGAGTTCCTCGTCCGGCAGGCCGCGGCGCTTGCGCCCGGCCGGGCGGTCGTGGTCGACCTCTGCTGCGGCAGCGGGGCGCTCGGCACGGCACTCGCGTCGTCGCTCCCCGAGGCCGAACTGCACGCCGCCGACGTGGAACCCGCCGCCGTGCGCTGCGCCCGGCGCAACGTGGGCGACCGCGGGACGGTCTACGAGGGCGACCTCTTCGCGCCCCTGCCCCGTTCGCTGCGCGGGCGGGTCGACGTCCTGCTCGCCAACGTGCCGTACGTACCGACGGAGGACGTCGAGCTGCTGCCCGCCGAGGCGCGCATCCACGAGCCGCGCGTCGCGCTCGACGGAGGCGGCGACGGGCTCGACGTGCTGCGGCGGGTGGTCGCCGAGGCTGACGACTGGCTGGCCCCGGGCGGCAGCCTGCTGGTCGAGACGAGCGAGCGGCAGGCGGCGCGCGCCGAGCGGACGGTCGGGAGCAGCGGGCTGGCCGCGCGCGTGGTCGCGTCCGAGGAGCTGTACGCCACCGTCGTCATCGGGACCCGGCTGCCGGGGTAG
- a CDS encoding metallophosphoesterase — MLLAQISDLHLDGSDRATRRAVRVMDHLRALPRPVDAVLVTGDIADHGTEAEYEEAARILDAPFPVLPCPGNHDARPAYRKALLEEAPGAGPVNRVHHVAGVAILMCDSTIPGRDEGRLDEETLAWADTTLAELPRGTRALIAFHQPPVELHHPLPDSCMLERPGDLAALLDAHPRVAAVLTGHAHTAAASTFAGRPLIVGPAITWTLRMPWEGDRAADRDQPPGLAFHVLGDDARLTTHYRVVI; from the coding sequence GTGCTGCTCGCGCAGATAAGCGATCTGCACCTGGACGGCAGCGATAGGGCGACCCGGCGCGCCGTACGCGTCATGGACCACCTGCGAGCCCTGCCCCGCCCCGTCGACGCGGTGCTGGTCACCGGGGACATCGCGGACCACGGGACGGAGGCGGAGTACGAGGAGGCGGCGCGGATCCTGGACGCGCCCTTCCCGGTCCTCCCGTGCCCCGGGAACCACGATGCGCGTCCCGCCTACCGGAAGGCGCTGCTGGAGGAGGCGCCCGGCGCCGGACCCGTCAACCGGGTGCACCACGTCGCGGGCGTCGCGATCCTGATGTGCGACTCCACGATTCCCGGACGCGACGAAGGGCGCCTCGACGAGGAGACCCTCGCGTGGGCCGACACCACTCTCGCCGAACTCCCCCGAGGGACGAGGGCCCTGATCGCCTTTCACCAGCCACCCGTCGAACTCCACCACCCGCTGCCCGACTCCTGCATGCTCGAACGCCCCGGCGACCTGGCGGCCCTGCTCGACGCCCACCCACGGGTCGCCGCCGTCCTCACGGGGCACGCACACACTGCGGCGGCCTCCACCTTCGCGGGACGCCCCCTGATCGTCGGTCCGGCGATCACCTGGACCCTGCGGATGCCGTGGGAGGGCGACCGTGCCGCCGACCGGGACCAGCCCCCCGGCCTCGCCTTCCATGTCCTGGGCGACGACGCCCGGCTGACCACCCACTACCGGGTCGTGATCTGA